A segment of the Prochlorococcus marinus str. MIT 9215 genome:
TAATCACGAAAAATAGATAGTGACGCTTTGAATCATGACTATATTTGAAAAAATGATTAAATATATTTTTTCATCTTTGAGAAAATACAATAGAAATTTTTTATTCTCATATGTCCCAAAACCATTCATTTGAATCATAATCAGAATGTTTTTGAACAGAAAATTGACTTTCAATTAGGTCTTTTCTTCTTTGAAAAGTTCTATTTAACATCTGTTCTTTTCTCCAAAGTTCTATTTCTTTATGATTTCCATTAATGAGAACATCGGGGACTTTCATATCCTTAAAAACACGCGGCCTTGTGTAATGAGGATATTCCAACAAGTAAGAATTATGACTTTCATCTATTAAAGAGTCTGGGTCTCCAAGAGTCCCTGGTAATATTCTTGTTAAGCCATTAATTATAGATACAGCTGGAATTTCACCCCCAGAAAGTACATAATCACCCATAGATACCTCTTCGTCAGCCAAGCATCTAACCCTTTCATCAAAGCCTTCATATTGCCCGCAAATTATTATCAATTGATCCAAAGAAGACCATCTTAAAAAATCCTCTTGCTTCAAGACTTTACCTTGTGGAGACATTAATAAAGTTTTACTTTTAGGTAATTTCCTAATTGATTCATATGCTTTAAAAATAGGTTCAGGCTTTAATACCATACCTGCTCCTCCTCCATAAGGCTTATCGTCTACTTGTCTGTAAGAACCTTCTCCATATTCTCTCAAATCGTGCAAATTTACATCGATCAAATTCTTATCTAGAGCTTTTGTTATGACCCCTAAATTATTTATTAATTCAAAAGCTTTAGGGAACAATGTAATTACCTCAAAATTAAAACCACTCATCTAGAAATCTTCCTCATAACCAAACTCAATTAACCTTGATTCTTTTTTTCTCCAATTTGGAACAACTTTCACAAACAACTCTAGGTGAA
Coding sequences within it:
- the trmD gene encoding tRNA (guanosine(37)-N1)-methyltransferase TrmD, whose protein sequence is MSGFNFEVITLFPKAFELINNLGVITKALDKNLIDVNLHDLREYGEGSYRQVDDKPYGGGAGMVLKPEPIFKAYESIRKLPKSKTLLMSPQGKVLKQEDFLRWSSLDQLIIICGQYEGFDERVRCLADEEVSMGDYVLSGGEIPAVSIINGLTRILPGTLGDPDSLIDESHNSYLLEYPHYTRPRVFKDMKVPDVLINGNHKEIELWRKEQMLNRTFQRRKDLIESQFSVQKHSDYDSNEWFWDI